The Bradyrhizobium betae genomic interval GCCGTGATTGCCTCGTGGCTGGCCTATTGCTGGCAACTGATGCGCCTCACGGTGGTGTCTCACACCAATTCATTGCTGACGCCGGTGATCGGCCTGCTGCTCTGCACGCCCAAATACGTTGCCGGTACGATGCTCCTTGGTGAGGTCGTCCAGGCGGCGGCAGCCTTCGTTGCCGTGCAAACTGCCTGCAGCTGGTTTACGGACAACTATCCGAAGCTTGCGGAATGGACGGCGTCGGCCAACCGCGTTGCATCGCTCCTTCTTGCTCTGGACAAGGTCGATCGATGCCCCGCGGACGACAAGGCTGCGGATCCGCGCAATTGATTGCAGCGAACCGGAAGGCAAATCGGATGGACGACGCGTTGGTTTCGAAACTGGAGGAGCGCCTGGGGCGGATACACGCCCGGCAGCGGCTTGGAATCGAGACCGATCATGAGGCGCAGATCTTCGGCCAGGGCCTCAACTTCTTTCATATCGAGAACTGGTACTCCGTTCATGCGTGGATCCGAGGCATTCTGAAGCTGTCCGGACTCTATTGGCGCGGGCGTCGAAATGCCGGGCGCGTCGTCGTCAAGCACAACGATGTCGAATGCGCCCATTTGCCAGCCGAGTTCGACGGCTTCACGATCCTTCACATCAGCGATACGCACGTCGATATGAGCCAGCGAGCCATGCAGAGCCTGGTCGAGCTGGTGGCCGGCCTGAACTACGATTTGTGCGTCCTGACCGGCGACTATCGCGGCAAGACGTTCGGAGAGTTCGATTCCGCACTGGAAGGCATGGCCCGGGTCACGGCTCACCTCAAGCAGCCCATTCTCGGCGTGCTTGGCAATCACGACACCATCAGGATGCTGCCGGGCCTGGAGGCGATGGGCATCCGGATGCTTCAAAACGAGTGTGCGACGATCAAGCGCGGCGATCAGGAGATATTTGTCGCGGGGGTCGACGATGCGCATTTTTTCAGGGTGGACAACATCGAGAAGGTCGGATCGCAGGTCCCTGACGGCGCATTCTCGATCCTGCTGTCGCACACACCGGAAATCTATCGACAGGCGGCACATGCCGGCTTTGATCTGCTCTTGAGCGGACATACGCACGGGGGGCAGATCTGCCTTCCGGGATCGATCCCCATCACGCTCGACTCGGCGCTGCCGCGCCGGATGGGCTCCGGTTCCTGGCGCTATCACGACATGGTCGGCTATACGTCGGTGGGCGCGGGATCGAGCGTCGTGGCCGTACGTTTCAACTGCCCGCCGGAAATCACGCTGCACCGACTGTGCCGGACCGCAGATCGTCTCAATAGGGCTGATCTCTGATACGCAACATGTACAGTATGCGGGAGATCGCGAGTTCGCCAACGAAGAAGATCCAGACCGCGACGAAGATGTCTGCGTAGCTCAGCAAGAGCATCTCCCGACAGGCCAACAGGGGGAATAGTGATTCCGGGACCTGGTCCAATCCCATCGCCTGGCTGCTGGAGGGCAGGTTCAGGCGCCGTTTCAGGAAGCTGGAGAACAGATCTCCTGCCATCGCGACGATCGCGACCAGGGCGCCGAGCTCGTAGGGCAAGCCAAGCAGAGCTGCGCCGATTGTCGTCACGACAACCGATGCGACGATACCGCGAATGGTCTTCGAAGTGCCGAACACAGGGTGACCGTCAAAGAGCAATGCCCCAGCATCCAGCGGTAACGCGAAGCGAGACCCAAAGACCTTCTTGGCGACGACCGGCGCCCCATTTGCAAGCGTCAGGAGCAAGAGCGTCTGGAGGATTGGCACCACGGACATCGGGCTGGCCGTCGTCTGCGAGACGCGTTGCTGATCAGTGGGAGAACAGCACTGGAATCGGCGGCCTCGTCAGGATGCTCCGGGTCGCGCCTCCCAACACGAATTCCCGGAAACGGGAATGGCCG includes:
- a CDS encoding metallophosphoesterase; the encoded protein is MDDALVSKLEERLGRIHARQRLGIETDHEAQIFGQGLNFFHIENWYSVHAWIRGILKLSGLYWRGRRNAGRVVVKHNDVECAHLPAEFDGFTILHISDTHVDMSQRAMQSLVELVAGLNYDLCVLTGDYRGKTFGEFDSALEGMARVTAHLKQPILGVLGNHDTIRMLPGLEAMGIRMLQNECATIKRGDQEIFVAGVDDAHFFRVDNIEKVGSQVPDGAFSILLSHTPEIYRQAAHAGFDLLLSGHTHGGQICLPGSIPITLDSALPRRMGSGSWRYHDMVGYTSVGAGSSVVAVRFNCPPEITLHRLCRTADRLNRADL
- a CDS encoding CDP-archaeol synthase encodes the protein MSVVPILQTLLLLTLANGAPVVAKKVFGSRFALPLDAGALLFDGHPVFGTSKTIRGIVASVVVTTIGAALLGLPYELGALVAIVAMAGDLFSSFLKRRLNLPSSSQAMGLDQVPESLFPLLACREMLLLSYADIFVAVWIFFVGELAISRILYMLRIRDQPY